TGTGGTATAGGTATTAGGCGGAGAAAAAGATCATGCATTGAAAAATATACACCTCATTCGCTTTTCACCTGGAACACAAATTGTCGTGGACAATATGATCAAGTGGAAACTTGctcgaaaaaaaaatgtaatctcGATGGTGGATGGTCCGGTTGGAGCGCATGGGGTGCGTGCTCCCAAACATGTGGAGCAGGAAAACGCTCTAGGAGTAGATCCTGCACGAGACCCTCACCGTTTGGGAAAGGTAAAAATTGCGTCGGGTCACGAACTGAAGTTGGAACGTGCCACTTAAAGCCGTGTGAAGTTTATTCTCATACAGTGAGTTTTTTCAACGGTGATTCTGccttagaatatttttttccaaagcATCACTTCACTTTTTTTCACTTCTATATCCGTTTTATGCCCTTGTCACCATCAGGAACAATAGTACATCGGGGAAAATTAAACGATCCATTCATACATCTAACATTGCATAAATGGCATTTATGTTTGGATATCGGTGGTTCTTCAAAATGTATATTGCCACGCTTTTGTTCACCTAGTGCTATAGCTCCCGCTGTTTGGCATTCAGCTCTAGTCACATTCACAAATGATGCAGCCTTATTGCGAATTAATGACGCACAAATGCCCTTGAAATATTCTGTGTTATGTAATCCAGAActagataaaaatgtattatttataagcgtGGGCAAAGGATTTCATGGGGCTGTGgaagaaattattgttaattttattccaTTAAGTATGTTCATTGAAAAACAAAGACATACAAGAACTGCATCAAAACTGTTTCCAACATCGgcttcaaatattatatatgacaaGGCCAATCTTGATGAAGCTTTTGTTTCACTGGAAAGCGACTATTATATTCGCATtccttgttttaataaaagtgaaGACGCTTGGCAAgtgaaattaactttaaaccCTGCAACGGGCGAtggtttaattttagtcataTACGATAGCTTGATTGGTAATTGGATATTATTAGCATTAGAGAATTTTCgcttaaaaatcaaattaaaaaccgGTGAATGGAAACCCGAATCACTAAGTTCTACTGCGCATCAGCCCGACCAGTGGATAGATCTGAGCATATCCAAAAGGAAGTCAGCAAACGTAATTGAAGCCGCTATAAATGGTAGAGAACGGttgcatatatttttgaataattggCAATTGCAGAAGAGGGatggtaaatataaatgtcaaacttatataaatgattCTAGTGCAGGAATTGACAATATATGTGGTGATATCGATAATAAATACGCTACCTTATTACCGAATTCCATCCACCATATCCAATGTAGGGATGAATTTTACATTGGCGACAtacctttttatattaagagcAATATTTCTGAAGACATCCAAGGATTTTCCGGCATCATTGCTTCTATACATGTTAATGGCGTTTTATTAAACCTTCATGATTGCAATAGGGAAAGAAATATGGGTAACACGGTTCAGTTATCTTCGCGCACAGCTAGTCTCTCTGGAGCTTATCATGAAACAGTGTGGGGTAATTCAAACATACTTAATCTCACCTGCGTTTATTCTAAGGTTTTAAGTTCTGTTAAAACTCAAAGTTATTGGGTAATGTTGGACACACCTATCTCCAAAAGATTGAGCAGCAAGAATGTTACAGTTTATGACGATGGAAGGATCCTCAGACTTACGTTACCGGAAAATAAAGAACTGAGAGGATTTTATACTTGCCGGTCATACTCAAACGAAAGAACTCGTAACGTAATCACATACGGTGTCATTGG
Above is a genomic segment from Pieris rapae chromosome Z, ilPieRapa1.1, whole genome shotgun sequence containing:
- the LOC111000505 gene encoding uncharacterized protein LOC111000505, whose product is MLEKKILICFTLCIINVTESKKPYDKNKLATWQLECELGIISDPECPVDGGWSAWTSWTACQGSCDETGHRRRTRECINPPPSKNGLPCSGTDYEMETCYLNNCSVKDFRLLVKGDPARSTGLRQLEAVPAVADRCLKIQCPFEAIEAALVTENIWQLNAEEIWNALLCVKRNLGCPVTGQWSAWDSWSMCGARCGKGVRWKQRKCDTPPPSDARLTCSGSPLKYEECEGDQCAIEEPYLEHSSTGSWTPWGSWTECSENCGIGIRRRKRSCIEKYTPHSLFTWNTNCRGQYDQVETCSKKKCNLDGGWSGWSAWGACSQTCGAGKRSRSRSCTRPSPFGKGKNCVGSRTEVGTCHLKPCEVYSHTVSFFNGDSALEYFFPKHHFTFFHFYIRFMPLSPSGTIVHRGKLNDPFIHLTLHKWHLCLDIGGSSKCILPRFCSPSAIAPAVWHSALVTFTNDAALLRINDAQMPLKYSVLCNPELDKNVLFISVGKGFHGAVEEIIVNFIPLSMFIEKQRHTRTASKLFPTSASNIIYDKANLDEAFVSLESDYYIRIPCFNKSEDAWQVKLTLNPATGDGLILVIYDSLIGNWILLALENFRLKIKLKTGEWKPESLSSTAHQPDQWIDLSISKRKSANVIEAAINGRERLHIFLNNWQLQKRDGKYKCQTYINDSSAGIDNICGDIDNKYATLLPNSIHHIQCRDEFYIGDIPFYIKSNISEDIQGFSGIIASIHVNGVLLNLHDCNRERNMGNTVQLSSRTASLSGAYHETVWGNSNILNLTCVYSKVLSSVKTQSYWVMLDTPISKRLSSKNVTVYDDGRILRLTLPENKELRGFYTCRSYSNERTRNVITYGVIGKFENNFMGPDFTTALAVFTTLSLVVFTLGWLITEGINDLRDGYGFFRDIHLTPEKEADAVCNYIDQNIHLLGSKSAARIAKARARRKARQLASRASFAAQEPEGLIEIENNNHGSFIEESPSTSLPQLPDTKCLHLEPSHQIFRCEPSYVSSPRHGSNITSPLPRITSSSSIENSPRSLYSKLLLNKTRASSKEDLGAMILHRIKNEIPSNRSQLLTIKLPALENTLSPGQRVLQKFQQLKMDDP